From the genome of Oncorhynchus gorbuscha isolate QuinsamMale2020 ecotype Even-year linkage group LG18, OgorEven_v1.0, whole genome shotgun sequence:
TTCTGATGAGTGATGTAGAAAATGTTTCAATCCTTAGGGCTATTCAACTCTCCCTACCACTAGTTGCTCCGTTTGAGTGCCACTCCCCCATCGAGGGGGAGAGCTATGGGGGGTATTGGGATTGTGCCATAATCTCTGGTGGTCAATATCATGTACTGGATCAAGTAATAAAGTGGCATACCTGTTCTCTTGCTGCAGAGTTTGTCTTTGACGTTGTCCGTTTCATGTGCAAAGAATTCGATGACCTCATCTTCATGTTGTTCAACGATGGTCTCACACTGGGGGTAAGGTGGAGAAGATGGTTTCGTAAGACGTAGTGGGACACATTTCCCTGAGTTGCAGGACCTTGGAGCCATTGGCTTGCAAGCcacaataaaaaaaacatatgGAACGTTTCCCCTTTACTGCATTGGTATGTTTGGGTGAAAGTTGCAAACAACTGCAGTCATTGTTGCTATTATCAGAGGTTCTAGAAAGTCACACTGATGCACTATAGCATGTTATCATCCCTAGTCCCTACCCCCGACATGTGAAATTGAAAAAGCTACCCACAGCATATTTCAGGCTGGATGTGACTCTGGAATCCAGTTTAGCCTCTGAGAGGTCCATGGATTTGCCGTTCCGAGACGTGACCCTTTCGTAGGTCTTCCTGCTGGTAGTGGGGTCCACGCGTTCCCCGTAATCCTTCATCCGCTCACACACCTCCTCCATCAGCTCTAGGAGGTTACCTTCTGAGCGGGCGAAGGGAACCTAGGGGGGACACAATGTTGGCGAGCTTAAAAAGAAAACAATTATAACCAGATAACATTAAACACTAATCAACTGTAGAATCCTACAAATAAATAACATTGAATGTGTAAAATAAGGCCAATGTAGGACCCAGTACCTATCAGGTACCCTTACCTCTCGAATAGACTGGCTACCATCCGGGTTGATTCTAAAAGACCCTGTCTGGATCATTTTCTTAGGATCCACCTGGGATATCGCCCACTCCATCTCATCCACCATGGCCCTACATGCTGATGGAGAATAACCAAATGTTAAGTTGTTCAATGAAGGCATGTGGACCAAAAGTGGATGCACATTGTAGAAACTCAGGGTGTTGGAATCATATAAGAATAAATGGGATCTAGTGTAGTAAATTAGTAAATTGGTATTAAATTGGTATTAAGTCCAAATACTTACCTCCACATTTGAGATCCTGTCCCTGCCTGGCTCCTTGGCTGTGGCTTACAAGGAGAACAAGTAACACACATCGAGCAAGTGATTGCAAGTGATAAGACATCATCTAAGTAAAATTGGGGAGGAAGAAAACAGAAAATATCAATTATactgaaataaaataatgtaaaCATGACAACTCATTGAGAAGGACTTTGCATAACATTTAGTGAACAGCTATTTTCCTCCATGTTCAGGGACTATaaccaaagacagtacagtatgaagatcGTCTGAAACTGTTTCTATAAATAGAAATCCCCGATCACACTTGTAGACGACGTTGACTATCTTTGCTCAGGCGTAGAGAAACATCGGGCGACAAACTGCGCATGTGCACGGAGTAAACGCAAAAGGCACTACTTCAATATTCAGGTACTGACGAACATTTTAAACTTTATTGATCACTTTCACGAGGTAGCAGTAATTACAAACTCAACCACTTAAGACTTTGGCTCGAATCTAGGTTGTACCTTGTCTCGAAATCTAAAAAGGTACAACCACGGGAACAAATTACACTTCTCCCATTGACATGGCTGTTCCCGGAAGTCTCGCGATGTTGCGcgtctgggtttagaaactctgcgCCAGTTAAGTAACGTGATCAaaagaaatgaatggtaaatcacACTGAACATGCATGCATGCTACTGCGCTAAACGGTTTCTAACGTGTAACAAAAATGCAATTCAACATTCAATGATTAGTAATGACCTGTTTGTGAATTTCAGCCACCGCTAGAAAGATTTTTAGATTTTCATTCCACGCTGTTCCATCGCATTCGGTAAAAGCTGGTGACGTAGGCAACGGGATGCTACCGGTAGTTGTCTGAATTTATGCCAGGTACAATTAGGACCCAAACCAAATGTCATCGAGAGCGAAGAACCTTCGATTCTTGATGTCATGGCAAATATCCACGGTCTTCAATGTAAAAAGTCATATGCATCACATTTAGTGAAACAAAGGTTTTATTTAGACTATTAAGTGGATTGCATTCAAATCGCTGATGTGCAATGATCTATGGCTGTCTTTCGTTTTGCCTGTTTACATTTTGTCCGTCAAACCAAAGATAATGTACATGACGAGATGGTCTTGTCTCTGCCCTATCAATGGGGCCATTGTCTCAAAGGCTGGAACTGCCAATTGGCTATTTTATTAATCTGCTTATTGGTctgcttcgcctcttcctctctgtccaaaATCAAATCTGAGTAGACACTGCTGAAGGTGCATTTGGGTGAGTGCTCACTGCTATGTCATCAACAGCATGATGTTGAACTGCTtagtattcaacaacatagtgcccttcaaactcatcactaagctcaggaccctgggactgaacacctctctctgcaactgggaGGGTGGCAAGGGTAGGCaacctcttgtactccctgttctccCACGACTGCATTTCCGTGCATGATTTCaacaccatcgttaagtttgctgatgacacaacggtggtaggcctgatcaccgacaacgatgagactgcCTATTGAGAGGAAGTCAGTGACTGCCAGGAAAACAAACTCTCCTTCAATGTCAGCaatacaaaggagctgatcgtggacaacaggaaacGGAAGGCCATCGACGGGGCTGAGGTGGAGCGGGTcaggagcttcaagttccttgttgcccacatcactaaggaattaacatggtccacacacaccaatacagctGTGAAGAAGGtacaacaacacctcttccccctcaggaggctgaaaagatgtGTCATGGCCCCTCAGATCTGAGAAAAGTTATACAgctacaccattgagagcatcttgactggctgcatcaccgcctggtatggcaactgcttcatcaccgcctggtatggcaactgcttggcatccgaccacaaAACCTGGACAATCTTCATTGAACCTCTTTGCACTagttccaatgcttcccacagttgtgtcaagtttgctggatgtcctttgggtggtggaccattcttcatacacacgggaaactgttgagcacgaaaaacccagcagcgttatagttcttgatacactcaaaccggtacacctggcacctactatcattccccgttcaaaggcacttaaatattttgtcttgcccattcaccctcttaatggcaaacatacacaatccatatctcaattg
Proteins encoded in this window:
- the LOC124003469 gene encoding protein canopy homolog 2-like isoform X2, coding for MFSVIYHSFLLITLLNWRRVSKPRRATSRDFREQPCQWEKCNLFPWLYLFRFRDKMMSYHLQSLARCVLLVLLVSHSQGARQGQDLKCGACRAMVDEMEWAISQVDPKKMIQTGSFRINPDGSQSIREVPFARSEGNLLELMEEVCERMKDYGERVDPTTSRKTYERVTSRNGKSMDLSEAKLDSRVTSSLKYACETIVEQHEDEVIEFFAHETDNVKDKLCSKRTDLCDHALQIPHDEL
- the LOC124003469 gene encoding protein canopy homolog 2-like isoform X1, which encodes MMSYHLQSLARCVLLVLLVSHSQGARQGQDLKCGACRAMVDEMEWAISQVDPKKMIQTGSFRINPDGSQSIREVPFARSEGNLLELMEEVCERMKDYGERVDPTTSRKTYERVTSRNGKSMDLSEAKLDSRVTSSLKYACETIVEQHEDEVIEFFAHETDNVKDKLCSKRTDLCDHALQIPHDEL